Below is a genomic region from Diabrotica undecimpunctata isolate CICGRU chromosome 7, icDiaUnde3, whole genome shotgun sequence.
TGAATTATGTTATGCTATAGGAATAGAAGGAAAATAGAACAACACACGCATCAGTGGTATGATGGTGGCCAAAGGGGCAGCAAAAAAAGTGCCATCCTGATACTCAACAAGGGGCAAAGACTTACTTGTCTTGGAATCACAGGGATTATGAGCAGGAGCATAACAATGCAGCTATGGAGGCCCTACTGGGCCACTTTCCGATATACATAGTTAAAAAGGGGAGGCAAGAAAGAAATGAACGAGAAATCTGACCAAAGCAATGGTTGGATCAGGAAAGAGTAACATCATAAATAACATCAGGGATACCAAATATATGATGATTTCTGAACATATGTTTAAgcacttaaataaaacaaaatggtcTATTAGAACTTACCGTATGCAGTCCTGCTAATGTGTCGGCTCCGTATTCCGTCACCATAACCGGCTTATTGTGTTTTGTATGCCACGCTTTAGCTCTTCTTTGAACTTCTGGGACGATCGCATCCACTTCTCCAGGATATTCATACCAAGCCGTATATATATTAAAGCAAAGAATGTCCAAAAATTCACCCTGaaagtatttacttcaaattcaCAGTGTTTTTGTTAAGACATAGTCGTATATTTACTGCATTTTAGGGTTTTATAAGTTCCTACATAAAATGAATAACAAAAAATGTTATTAGTATATAGTATAATgcatgttaaaaaacaaaaagaggtCTCGTCACCGTCATTGGAATATATGCACCAGACGAAAACAGATATGACGAAACCGACTTTTTCTACAAAACACACCAAAAAGAATATGACTCTCTAAATAAGAGTCGCATTTTGCCATCTCTAAGACATTTTGCCACTTTCAATAACCGCAAAATATCTTTGACAAGAGagttaaaagtaaaataatcggAAATAAGAAAGCAAATATCGTTGAATTTATTCATGTTTTCATGGGAGaagaaacaaatatataccaaaattCAGCTGAAACCAATCTGGTTActcaaataaaaacaaatgaaaaatagtAATGCAGAATGCAATACAATTAGAGACAATGTACATAaaagagatttaaaaaaaaattataagaaggtAGGGCTTTAAGTATGGAACACCAAATTTAAAAACACGAACACAGATTATCTGGAGAAACACTCCAGTGATCAGTCTAGAATGTCTAACCCGTGAAGGCTGATAATGACGGTTAAAGCTCTgttatatttcaaaattgattataaaaataaaagtatataaaacttTTACTCACAGTATGATCAACATCAGGCTGTTGTGCATGAGCAATGGTGAGAGGTCTGGTGTTATCAAGAGATCTCATGTGATTGGCGACTTGTCTAAAAAGCATCAAATTGCCATTAACTATGAAGTTACCAACGATGTGACCTACTACTTAATGTTGTTTAAAACATACCTGAAATAATCCTTAGAACTAGCTTCTTGAGAACTGGGTTCATTGGCTATGGACCATATGACTACACTGGGACGATTTTTGTCCCTATTATACATTTCTGTTAGTGCTTTAAGGTGGTTGCCCAATAACCCATCATTAAAATTACTGAAAagtttacaaattaaaaaaatatttagttaaaataacGTACTAGAGGCATGCCAAAAAAATAGTAGTTTACTTCATGAATCAGTCTATAACAGATGCTACATCAAATCAAACATAGGTCAACTTTTTAAGAGTAGGGCtagaataaatgaaaaattatCGACTCGAGCACGAACGAATTAAACAAACGAAATTTTTTTAAGtcataaactttatttttaattttttaatcacATACATTTTAGCATCGTCTATAAAATGAATTGAAAAAATTTGTTCCTGTAAGATAAAGCTATTTTTCAAATACATATGGCTTCTGCTATACTTGATAGTATCCATAAACATCCAGGATTAATTGCATTTTATTTACAGTGCATAGTAGGCCTTGTAGGTAAATTCAAAAAGTtacttttaaaatactttatgTTATTTTTCACTACAGTTCTTggcgttttttttttcatccttCTATCTTCTGCTTATTTTCTCCAGTCCAAATCACCTACTTCCTTTAAGCTCTTAACCTTTTCCATCTATCCATCTTATTGTTTCTATCCTTGGTTTTCCTTTCCTACAACTTCCTATGGGCCTATTACGTAAGACCATATTTGGTATTCTTCCTACTGGCATTTTTTATGTATATGCGGGCGACATTGTTCTGATAATAGATAACTTAAAAGAGAGTGAAACAATGCTTACTAAGTTAGATGCCGCCTGTACTAAAGTtggtttgaacataaattttggaaagacaaaatatattacaaatctGCTACCAAGCGAAAATCCAAAAGCTGACTGAAACGAATTGTTAGGATTAGACTAGAATCAGGAttagtttataaatataaatacttaggtcaTGAAATCCAAATTAGTAGGTACAACCAAACTGCTGAACTAcaaagaagaatcactttagAATGGGCCGCATATGGAGCTCTATCAGACATCTTTATGAGCAACATGTCAAGCTATTTGAAAAACAAGGCGTTCgaccaatgtgtgcttccagTCATGACTTAAGGCACCGAAACACTTTTCTTAACACAGGGCATAGTaaccaaactcagagtagccCAAAGAAGACTAGAACGCTCGCTACATGGACTGATTCTCAGAGacagtgtttgaaacgagaaatATGAAGAAGGACAGGCGTCATAGATGTCATAGAGCACATAGCATGGTTGAAATGGAACTTGGCAGTCTATGTGGCTAGAATGAATGAAGACCGGTGGACCGAAAAAATTATAGTGTATAGGGAACGCGCAGATAGAAGAAGCAAAGATAGACGACTTACACGATagacagacgacgtcaaaagaatcgtTGGGAATTGGTTGCAGGAAGCTCTAGGCCGACCGAACTAgaagaaattaggggaggcctatgttcagttTTGGAtgcagaaggctggatgatgatgatatcttTTTGATGGCCATATCTGAGTATGTTGCACTCACGTTCCAAGTGGTCATCTGTATTATCACTCGTTATAGttacttaattattttttttgcattcgTTTCCGTTACATTTGCAATGGTCATTTACTTTTTCCTCTCCTTTGTTTTCTGTATTAATTTTTTGACTTTTCTAAGGATATAGTATATTTGATTCAAACTTATTTCTCCTCTCCTTCaaaacaaagacaaaatttaactagaaataaataaatttatatacattatgatataataatatgtactaccgaatatttaaaaaatatctatttCTATTCTTAAACTTAAAGtctaataaaacacaaaaaccaGGTCTTACGATAGAGCAACTGCAGGAACCTCGTCGACTATCATTATCCCAAGACTGTCAGCCAGATCCATAATCTCTTCTGCGTAAGGGTAGTGGGATGTTCTGTAGGAATTAGCACCGATCCATCTAATCAAATTGTGATCTCTTAATATTAACGGAAGATCTAGACCTTTACCTCGGATATCTGAATCTTCGTGACGTCCAAATCCTCTAAAGTATATTGGTTGGCCATTTATGGTGAACGATGTGCTGTTCCATGCCAATTCTCTTATACCAAAGGACTGAGTGTAAGTGTCTAGTAGTTGCTTTCCATCGTAGAGGTCAACCTAAAAAACAATATAACATATCATAAAGAAattgattttcttcttcttctccttcttctttttatatagtctGTTTTCAATgcacctccagtaagttgttccatcgttttcgtgggcTTCCTAATCGTCTTCTTAATGGGGAATCGCCTCTCGCtgtctttactactatatttgttgtcatttggttTATATggtcattccattctactcttctattttttattcaGTCCTTCATGTTCTCCAGCTTGCAAATACGTCGCAGACTGTCCCTtaatgtcttaccatcaatttttctaagagttttcatctctgctatttctaacattatttttgcctctgtgtcaggtcgtgtttctgaatcgtatgtcattattggtctgatgactgttttgtaaattctgcgttTAATTTCTTTACCGATATTTTCATTTCTTCATATTAtttcatttaggcaacctgcggttctatttgctctattcacttgatcttccacttctgttttgaGGTTTCCGTATGTAGATagtgtgatacctagatatttaaactccattacttgttctaatatCTAACCTTCCAGTTCTATTTTCACCCCTAGTCTACTTTTAcctttattgtgttattttggtaaatattttggatcattttgattattcctagaggtatctctcttggtACAATAAGTGTATATGTTATCATTTCATCCAGTTTATTTGTTAtgactttggttgttaattttagtgttgtgtttaataaattaattcctctgtaattttccgggtccgatttgtcttcctttttgaagagaTCTAttgggatgcttgatctccatttgTGTGATAggtattctgttttgttctattattttttggtttaATAGCTATTTGATCAGATTTGATCCTCTGCACTTTAGGAGTTCATTCGGTAATATGTTCTCTTCtgtgatgttatattttttaattttcttgctTCCTTTACcttttcctcctcaatatttatttcttcgtttgtcgtcacttctgctgttggtggttcattatcgtcatctTTATAGGAATCGATTAGTCTACCCATATTTCCttcttaaaatgttttatttttattatttcttttatctcTCTACTTTGTCCGTTGATcattcttcatatttctttttgtgttccgtagaagtcgtgttccatctgttttgagaagctctccagtcttccctttttatttgtctgactaaagtatttatttcatttctgattcgtctACAGTGATTGTATACCTGTTgagtttgttgtgttctgtatcgTAAAAACGCTTTCTTCCTTTCTTCGCATTTTGTCTTCACCATTCCGGGTATTGCTGGGTTGCCTATTCGAGCGGTAAAATCTCCCAATAATCCCCCTTTCCTCTGgattgatctactacttgttgtaattcgTCATAAAACGATTCCCTTGATGCTGATACTTGCTATTTTCTATGCCGTATACTCCTACAGAAATTGATTTTATCGTAGTATATGTACAAACAAGGAGAAGAGGACTACATTTATCTAGTTTGTTTTATGCAACTAAGATAACTAAAAGAAGCTCTTTTACATATTTCGGTCTTTCAAGCGTGACCGCTCGTACCCTAACCGGAATATCCGTACCCTAACCGGATCTATGGAGGAATAAAACCGAGACGTAAGTCCTCATATCTCCTCTGTCctcttattttaatgtaaaaattaaaattaagaaaataagagaaaatatGATTTGGTTTCGGAAGTAGTTCTGTTACTTGAAGGTATTTGCTCTGTATGCAATTATCAAGAAAGACACaaaagtaaataattttatattttacctTTAAACTATATAAATAACCGGGATCATTGTGCATAAGAAAAGGCCACCATAAATTCGCATCAGTTATTTCTATTTGTCCACTGAGAGAATCACTGGAAATAAgagcttttttgtctttatctaaAACTGTAACCCTTGTCTCTACTTTATTTTTTGTTCCTCCTAAATCCACTGTGTATTGAACAATACCTACAAGAGAAATACAAAGAAAGATTCTTttgaaaaaatcataaaatacgAGAtgaattctttattatttaaggATAAATTAAGAAACGCAATAAAAAGCAACGGGTATACAAGTACTTTCAAACAAGGCAGAAAAAAGCAAATATGCAGGAAAGCTTGGAATAAAGCAAAaacgttttaaaaacatttattcaGTTTGTTTATTGTAGCATAATATATGACTTTTAAcacattataaatatattttatgaagCAGTATACACATATTACacatattttctctctctctctccctctctcttgtcgttttcgCATTATTGAGGTATTTCTGTAAATACTCCTAACAAACTTTCTCCATTAGCCTCTGTCTTTAGCTCCTCTAAAGAATTCTGGAGAAAAGAAAGATTTTGCAGAATAAATGGCCCGCTGAATTCTGCGTTTGATCAGACCATCTGGTTGGTGACCGTCCTCTTGGTCTTCTTCCCAAAacttttccagaaacaattaatctctctaAATTATCGTTACCTTTATGAACCACGTGACCAAAGAACTGTAGAATTCGATGTAAACAGGTTGTGGAGAGCCTTTTTGAATGTCAAGTTCATTGAAAATGAAAACGTTTGTCGGAttagctgtccaaggtatgcgcagcattcttctccaacaccacatctcaaaggcatcaattttttgaCGTTCTTATGCGCGAAGAGTGCAAGTTTCTGCCCCATATAggaatattgagaatacaagtgCATTCACCAATTTCATCTTGATTTTTTCTCTTGATCTTGAGATAGATATGTCTTTCCAAACTCTAGTTAGGTCACTCATTGCATTTTGTGACATACCAATGCGTCTCTGAACTTCTGCTTTACAGTTGTCATAATTAATGCCAATATTAAATAAGTTGACAAAACGCAACCTTGTCTAATCCCCCTGCTTTGTTCTGGATTCACTTGAGAACctctgatctagtcgtactgttgacatattggactggtacagatcTTTAATAAGTATCACCAGGTTTGCCACGTTTTCAATATTTCATCAGTATCGGTCTTTAGATTGGGTTCCTTATCCATCATAGACCACATTTGAGGTTGAAGCTATCTAGGAAGGAGTGTGATCTTTTGAAATAAATCTCTTGGTTTATTCCGACAACTACGTTCTTCTATTCTTCTGAATGTTTGGTAGACGTAATCCACTTTGTCTTTGCGGCATTGCCTTCATATTTCTTTCGATAACGCTCTGTATCCATCGTTTGTTGCAAATCTAGTTTTATGCTATTTTCTGCTTTAAATCACAGTTCAAGTGTCATCAGATATTCATGGTTTATAGTTTGTAAAAGCCAGTGTCGAAGTCTTTTGCATTTTCGATTATGTTGTATTTAAGATAGATTTAAGTGTTTTTAAGATCCTCTTGACCTACTGAtctaaagaatagttttcttgtctTGTTGGAATTCATTGATGTTTGGGAAGTTAAGGGACATGATTTTTTGTAGGGATCTCCTTTTAAGGATTTTAAAATAAAGCAGGATGTTTAATACTAGTAGATTATCATTTTCACTATCTGCGCCCAAGTGTGTTATACAATTGATGGCCGAGGATTTTTATATTGATCTTCCATCCATTCTATAACATTTTAATCTTTTAGGGTACAATTTTGTGATGTGTCTAATCGTATGTACCTAGTTGTCCGCAGTCAAATAGTGGGGATGGTTGTTACCCAATTTGTGCATCATGTAGTCACATCTGGCATGTTGGGTTCTAATTATGTTTAGGATAGGCTATGTATTTCATGCTAGATCAAACCCTGTTGATTTTTAGGTGAAGCAAAAACCGCTCTTACGTAGCGGTCTTTGCTGGTTTTAAAGTCGGCTATAGATAGCAGTATCTACGTCTTGATGGATTGGTAGTTTACCTAAGTCAATCATCTtttttttactgatttttttgGGAGGGATTTGACAACTGCAGCAAATATTCTCATTGTGGTCTTCAATTGGGTATCTATTTATTGTAGACGTCGGTACGTAAGCCAGACTGCAGAGTAGTACTCCGCGGTAGAGAAAATATGGCTTAAGACAGATGATCGTAGGGTAGATGCCGATGCTTTCTATGTTGTACATAGCATTTGGGATGATATTGCTTGATTTCAATTTTTCCgctatttttgtcaaaaatcaCTGATTTTTCGTGACGTTTGGTTAGAATCTTCATTTTCGGAAGTATTTTCCGACTATGTCTATGTCCAGTCATCGGAGAAACCAAACTTTGTCGATTGGTATCCTTACCAGCGACATAAGTATCGCATAAGTAACTAGGCCAGGAACCAGTATCGCTATAAAGAGTAAAGAACAGAGGTTCTAGGATAGAACTCTAAGGCAGGCTATTCTTCAGTTTTTTTTTGGTATACTGATGTCCCATCACCACTAGGAGAAGCTTGTATATTTTACTTTACTTCCAAACTGTAACATAAGCCGCTGTTGGGTCTATGAATGCgtctttagttttaagttttttttggaACCCTACCACAAAAAGGTATCTAAAAGAAGTTGGCCTGTGTAATTTATCTTTGGTCGTAAGCCTCTCTGCTTTCAAGACAAACAAACCAGCAATGAAAGgaaaagtttaaatttaaaatgattTACAGATAAGATAAAATCGCTTTCGCTTACAAAAtgatcaaataaataaataaaacagaaaaagCAATCGTATGGTTTATTTCCACCTATGAAATGTTTAACGTTAGGTACTCATGCACACAATATGGAAAACTATTACATTTTATTAGATTATTTAAACAATGATGAATTTTTAGTGCTACTAATTTTTTGATTTAAAAGACTTACCAGTTGTACCTTTAACGCTAGTAGTAATAGTTATGTCATCTATGTAAATTAAAGGTGTTGTGTATAGAATAACTGGTCTATCGATTCCACCGTAATTGAAGAAATCAAAGGGAACAGACTGGATAACTCTTCCATTGCTAAATATtaagagatatttttaataagGGGGAATGTAAACAAAATGGCATATAGTTTTTTTTGTATCATAACTTTTTATTGATAGTTACATTGGTACTGCACAGCACATCCATAACTTACATCAATAATCTTTGGTCCTTAAATGTAACCTTTGTCCCTAGTAACTAATAAACATGTTTAGCAAAAAATCTGTAGAACAGAAATATTTAACAGAGATCAATCATAATCCATTTTGTTAATATGCTTTTGACAAAATGGCATAATGCTAATGaataaaattatatacatataatagCTATAAAATTATTGGCATAATTTGCAAATAGAACTCTTAGTTCTTCTTGGAAAATCAGCACAAGAAGCGTTAGTCTAAATCGAACACTGTAAGCACCGGAACCAGTCATATCCAGGCTTAGATCTTAAATAGGATGGATACAGTAATAAAAGCACAGTCTTGTGCTTACATTTACTGTTCATCATCATAAGAAATATTAAGGAAATCTTCTTCTTTATAATTTTCTTCACATAATTTTTTGGTGGCttcgagtttttttttattgggaAGCCTCTGGCtcatttttagattttattttcaatatattagAAGTACAAGTCAACACCAACAAGCTCTTTCGAATTTTTGGTTTACGTTTCCCTTGGCCACTAATAAAATATCCTTTTGGCACCGGAAAATGTTGCTTAATGAGAACAGCAAGAGAAAAAGACGATGGACATTCATTGGTAGCAACAGCAGTTAAAATAACTTCTAGATCGGTGTTTGTTATTTACACCTGAGATGCATTTTCAGGTTGTGGGTGGGTAAGTGTTCTTATTTCGACTGCATTATTTTCTTCACATATCGTATCATGGGACCATGGCTGAACGAGACATTAAGCAGTAGCCACGATGACCTGAGACGTATTTGCCACAAGAACTAAATCATCTGTTTGTTGTAAAGGCTGAGTCAACATATTTTCAGACTCGACAGAGCTCATTACTGTTGCAAGCTGATGAAACTGTTTATTGGAGTGTCTTCCATCGATATGTTTGTGCTTTCAGCGAGCTCGTCCATATAATCCGGAAATATATCAGGGTTAAGCGACTATATAATACAAAGTTAAGTGAAGGAATTATGTAAGGGACTAAACATATGTGTAAGCGACATTCATATTCTTTATGTTGGTAACAAAAGATCACACGACAGCCAGGTGACAAGGACATAAAAGAGTTAGGGTAAATAGCTTAGGTTAGCATGTgtgaagaccacgaaaacgatggaatgacaacttactggaggcacattgaaaaacagacagagtcatgtctatataaatagaagaaCAAAAAGGCATATCATTTTGAACGTATTTCCCCTATTTAATTATAAA
It encodes:
- the LOC140447006 gene encoding beta-glucuronidase-like, translating into MNIIWLLFFAIYHDTNGGILYPRLSKTRDLLSLDGIWRFSLVTNGSVDSSGGLSNLPGDKDLHLMPVPSSFNDIPTTTTARDHYGPVYYERIFEIPSSWKGKRIWLRFGSVCYSAQVYLNDEEILSHEIGHLPFQTEVTQYVEDDQENNMRVIVDTTLTNTTIPQGSATVLPGNGRVIQSVPFDFFNYGGIDRPVILYTTPLIYIDDITITTSVKGTTGIVQYTVDLGGTKNKVETRVTVLDKDKKALISSDSLSGQIEITDANLWWPFLMHNDPGYLYSLKVDLYDGKQLLDTYTQSFGIRELAWNSTSFTINGQPIYFRGFGRHEDSDIRGKGLDLPLILRDHNLIRWIGANSYRTSHYPYAEEIMDLADSLGIMIVDEVPAVALSNFNDGLLGNHLKALTEMYNRDKNRPSVVIWSIANEPSSQEASSKDYFRQVANHMRSLDNTRPLTIAHAQQPDVDHTGEFLDILCFNIYTAWYEYPGEVDAIVPEVQRRAKAWHTKHNKPVMVTEYGADTLAGLHTLPEFVWSEEYQVKFMAQYFDAYDKLRAEGWFIGEMIWNFADFSTPSKYFRVGGNKKGIFTRQRQPKNSAHLLRRRYWYLAYLLDGATEYSAINKTFIGV